A genomic segment from Pseudoduganella chitinolytica encodes:
- a CDS encoding MlaA family lipoprotein has protein sequence MSRKTSVLLALAATAALSGCAIGPDKRDPMENWNRAVFKFNDTVDTYALKPVATGYKNVTPGFVQTGVSNFFGNLSDVWTAANNLLQGKGADGMSDVMRVALNSTFGLLGVLDIASEAGLPKHKEDFGQTMGKWGVQSGPFVMLPLLGPSTLRDTVGLPLDMAADPWGYKEPVNVRNIGAVTRVVDQRAALLDAGSLFEDAALDRYEFLRDGYLQRRQSQVYDGDVPQQTDKEENVPDQPVVNPTGAGTGT, from the coding sequence ATGAGCCGCAAAACCTCCGTGCTGCTGGCACTCGCCGCGACTGCCGCGCTGTCCGGCTGCGCCATCGGCCCCGACAAGCGCGATCCGATGGAAAACTGGAATCGCGCCGTCTTCAAGTTCAACGACACCGTCGACACGTATGCGCTGAAACCCGTCGCGACCGGCTACAAGAACGTCACGCCGGGCTTCGTGCAGACGGGCGTGTCGAACTTCTTCGGCAACCTGTCCGACGTCTGGACCGCCGCCAACAACCTGCTGCAGGGCAAGGGCGCGGATGGCATGTCGGACGTCATGCGCGTGGCGCTGAACTCCACGTTCGGCCTGTTGGGCGTGCTGGACATCGCCAGCGAAGCCGGCCTGCCGAAGCACAAGGAAGACTTCGGCCAGACGATGGGCAAGTGGGGCGTGCAGTCCGGCCCGTTCGTCATGCTGCCGCTGCTGGGTCCGTCGACGCTGCGCGACACCGTCGGTCTGCCGCTGGACATGGCCGCCGATCCATGGGGTTACAAAGAACCTGTCAACGTGCGCAACATCGGCGCCGTTACCCGCGTAGTGGATCAGCGCGCCGCGCTGCTGGATGCGGGCTCGCTGTTCGAGGATGCCGCCCTGGACCGCTACGAATTCCTCCGCGACGGCTACCTGCAGCGCCGCCAGAGCCAGGTCTACGACGGCGACGTGCCGCAGCAGACGGACAAGGAAGAAAACGTACCGGACCAGCCGGTCGTCAACCCGACCGGCGCCGGTACGGGCACCTGA
- the hisG gene encoding ATP phosphoribosyltransferase, which yields MTTITSQAPTDTQLILALSKGRIFEDTLPLLAAAGITVTENPETSRKLILPTNDPNVRVLIVRATDVPTYVQHGAADFGVAGKDVLFEHGGEGLYQPIDLNIAKCRMSVAVKAGFDYETAVRQGARLRVATKFTEMARQHFAKKGVHVDLIKLYGSMELAPLVGLSDAIVDLVSTGSTLRANNLVEVEEIMDISSRLVVNQAALKLKRTRLQPIIAAFERASQSQA from the coding sequence ATGACGACCATCACCAGCCAGGCGCCAACCGATACCCAGCTGATCCTGGCCCTGTCCAAGGGCCGGATCTTCGAGGACACGCTGCCGCTGCTGGCCGCCGCCGGCATCACCGTCACGGAAAACCCGGAGACGTCGCGCAAGCTGATCCTGCCGACCAATGACCCGAACGTGCGGGTGCTGATCGTGCGCGCCACCGACGTGCCGACCTACGTGCAGCATGGCGCGGCCGACTTCGGCGTGGCCGGCAAGGACGTGCTGTTCGAGCACGGCGGCGAAGGCCTGTACCAGCCGATCGACCTGAACATCGCGAAGTGCCGCATGTCGGTTGCCGTCAAGGCGGGCTTCGACTACGAGACGGCGGTGCGCCAGGGCGCGCGCCTGCGCGTGGCCACGAAGTTCACGGAAATGGCGCGCCAGCACTTCGCCAAGAAAGGCGTGCACGTCGACCTGATCAAGCTGTACGGCTCGATGGAACTGGCGCCGCTGGTGGGCCTGTCGGACGCCATCGTCGACCTGGTCAGCACCGGCAGCACGCTGCGCGCCAACAACCTGGTCGAGGTGGAAGAGATCATGGACATCTCGTCGCGCCTCGTCGTCAACCAGGCCGCGCTGAAGCTCAAACGCACGCGCCTGCAGCCGATCATCGCAGCATTCGAACGCGCCTCCCAATCCCAGGCATAA
- a CDS encoding ABC transporter permease has product MISTGFRTLVYKETLRFYKVATQTIAAPILTAMLYLLIFGHVLEGRVTVYPGVSYTAFLIPGLVMMSVLQNSFANSSSSLIQSKITGNLVFVLLTPLSHWEIFSAYTLAAMVRGICVGLGVFIVTAWFAHMSFQWPLWIAVFALLGAAILGTMGLIAGIWAEKFDQLAAFQNFLIMPLTFLSGVFYSIHSLPPFWLTVSHLNPFFYMIDGFRYGFFGQSDINPWTSLAIVSAFLVVLALLAIRLLRSGYRLRH; this is encoded by the coding sequence ATGATCTCCACGGGCTTTCGCACCCTGGTGTACAAGGAAACGCTGCGTTTCTATAAGGTGGCGACGCAGACGATCGCCGCGCCGATCCTGACCGCGATGCTGTACCTCCTGATCTTCGGCCACGTGCTGGAAGGGCGCGTCACGGTCTATCCGGGCGTCAGCTACACGGCATTCCTGATTCCGGGCCTCGTCATGATGAGCGTTTTGCAGAATTCGTTCGCCAACTCGTCGTCGTCGCTGATCCAGTCGAAAATCACGGGCAACCTGGTATTCGTGCTGCTCACGCCCCTGTCGCACTGGGAGATCTTCTCTGCCTACACCCTGGCCGCCATGGTGCGCGGCATCTGCGTGGGCCTGGGCGTATTCATCGTGACGGCATGGTTTGCCCACATGAGCTTCCAATGGCCGCTGTGGATCGCCGTGTTCGCGCTGCTGGGCGCCGCGATCCTGGGCACGATGGGCCTCATCGCCGGCATCTGGGCCGAGAAATTCGACCAGCTGGCCGCCTTCCAGAACTTCCTGATCATGCCGCTGACGTTCCTGTCCGGCGTGTTCTACTCCATTCACTCGCTGCCGCCGTTCTGGCTGACGGTGTCGCACCTGAACCCGTTCTTCTACATGATCGACGGCTTCCGTTACGGCTTCTTCGGCCAGTCCGACATCAACCCGTGGACCAGCCTCGCCATCGTCTCCGCCTTCCTGGTGGTGCTGGCGCTGCTGGCGATCCGGCTGCTGCGCAGCGGCTACAGGCTGCGCCACTAA
- the hisD gene encoding histidinol dehydrogenase, with the protein MMIQLRKLDSSAIDFQETLDALLAFEAETDTAIEHAVTEIIAQVRGRGDEAVVEYTNKFDRIPHGGAPDMQAFEIGQEELHAALAALPDAQRDALQTAAERIRVFHERQKQELQGFTYTEPDGTVLGQRITPLDRVGIYVPGGKAAYPSSVLMNAVPAKVAGVGEIVMVVPTPDGVKNRMVLAAAAIAGVDRVIGIGGAQAVAALAYGTETIQPVDKIVGPGNAYVAAAKRRVFGAVGIDMIAGPSEILVICDGTTDPDWVAMDLFSQAEHDELAQAILLCPDARYIAKVEASIQKLLPTMPRQEVIRTSLTDRGALIKVRDMDEACAIANAIAAEHLEISAEEPQQWADKIRHAGAMFLGRFSSESLGDYCCGPNHVLPTSRTARFSSPLGVYDFQKRSSIIQVSEAGAQTLGRIAAELAYGEGLQAHARSAELRLRPDEN; encoded by the coding sequence ATCATGATCCAACTCCGCAAGCTCGACTCCTCCGCCATCGATTTCCAGGAAACGCTGGACGCCCTGCTGGCGTTCGAAGCCGAAACCGATACCGCCATCGAACATGCCGTCACCGAGATCATCGCGCAGGTGCGCGGCCGCGGCGACGAGGCCGTCGTCGAATACACGAACAAGTTCGATCGTATTCCGCATGGCGGCGCGCCGGACATGCAGGCATTCGAGATCGGGCAGGAGGAGTTGCATGCGGCGCTGGCCGCGCTGCCGGATGCGCAGCGTGACGCGTTGCAGACGGCGGCCGAGCGCATCCGCGTGTTCCACGAACGCCAGAAGCAGGAGCTGCAGGGCTTTACCTATACGGAGCCGGACGGCACGGTGCTGGGCCAGCGCATCACGCCGCTGGACCGCGTGGGCATCTACGTCCCGGGCGGCAAGGCCGCCTATCCGTCGTCGGTGCTGATGAACGCGGTGCCGGCCAAGGTGGCGGGCGTGGGCGAGATCGTGATGGTCGTGCCGACGCCGGACGGCGTCAAGAACCGGATGGTGCTGGCCGCCGCCGCCATTGCCGGCGTCGACCGCGTGATCGGCATCGGCGGCGCGCAGGCCGTGGCCGCGCTGGCGTACGGTACCGAGACGATCCAGCCGGTGGACAAGATCGTCGGCCCCGGCAACGCCTACGTGGCCGCCGCCAAGCGGCGCGTGTTCGGGGCGGTCGGCATCGACATGATCGCCGGCCCGTCGGAAATCCTCGTCATCTGCGATGGGACCACCGACCCGGACTGGGTGGCGATGGACCTGTTCTCGCAAGCCGAGCACGACGAGCTGGCGCAGGCCATCCTGCTGTGCCCCGATGCCCGCTACATCGCCAAGGTGGAAGCGTCGATCCAGAAACTGCTGCCGACGATGCCGCGCCAGGAAGTCATTCGCACGTCGCTGACGGACCGCGGCGCGCTGATCAAGGTGCGTGACATGGACGAAGCGTGCGCCATCGCCAACGCCATCGCCGCCGAGCACCTGGAAATCTCGGCCGAGGAACCGCAGCAGTGGGCCGACAAGATCCGCCATGCGGGCGCGATGTTCCTGGGCCGCTTCTCGTCCGAATCGCTGGGCGACTACTGCTGCGGCCCGAACCACGTGCTGCCGACGTCGCGCACGGCGCGCTTCTCGTCGCCGCTGGGCGTGTACGACTTCCAGAAGCGCTCGTCGATCATCCAGGTCAGCGAGGCCGGCGCGCAGACGCTGGGCAGGATCGCCGCCGAGCTGGCCTATGGCGAAGGGCTGCAGGCGCACGCTCGCAGTGCCGAGTTGCGGTTGAGGCCAGATGAAAACTAA
- the mlaE gene encoding lipid asymmetry maintenance ABC transporter permease subunit MlaE, which yields MGRSLLAGLGTTVRDYVESLGYATRTFFTMLGLSGGLLRRPRLVVEQLHFIGNYSLLIITLSGLFVGMVLGLQGYYTLNKYGASESLGLLVALGLTRELGPVITALLFAGRAGTSLTAEIGLMKAGEQLSAMEMMAVNPIQRVLAPRFWAGVVAVPLLASIFSAVGIFGGYLVGVKLIGVDAGAFWSQMQSGVDLWKDVFNGFVKSVVFGIAITFIALYQGYEARPTPEDVAGATTRSVVISSLMIWWLDFMLTALMFSR from the coding sequence ATGGGCCGCAGCCTGTTGGCCGGGCTCGGCACCACGGTCCGCGATTATGTCGAAAGCCTGGGCTATGCGACCCGGACGTTCTTCACGATGCTGGGCCTGTCCGGCGGCCTGCTGCGCCGTCCGCGCCTCGTCGTCGAGCAATTGCACTTCATCGGTAACTATTCGCTGCTGATCATCACGTTGTCCGGCCTGTTCGTCGGCATGGTGCTGGGCCTGCAGGGTTATTACACGCTCAACAAATACGGCGCGTCCGAATCGCTGGGCCTGCTGGTGGCGCTGGGCCTGACGCGCGAGCTGGGCCCCGTCATCACGGCGCTGCTGTTTGCCGGCCGCGCCGGCACGTCGCTGACGGCCGAGATCGGCCTGATGAAGGCGGGCGAGCAGCTCTCCGCGATGGAAATGATGGCGGTGAACCCCATCCAGCGCGTGCTGGCGCCCCGTTTCTGGGCCGGTGTTGTTGCCGTGCCACTGTTGGCATCGATTTTCAGCGCCGTCGGCATCTTTGGCGGCTACCTGGTCGGCGTCAAGCTGATCGGCGTGGACGCGGGTGCGTTCTGGTCGCAGATGCAGTCGGGTGTGGACCTGTGGAAGGACGTCTTCAACGGCTTCGTCAAGAGTGTGGTATTTGGCATCGCCATCACGTTCATCGCCCTGTACCAGGGTTATGAAGCGCGGCCGACGCCGGAAGACGTGGCGGGCGCGACGACCCGTTCCGTGGTCATTTCGTCGCTGATGATCTGGTGGCTCGACTTCATGCTGACGGCGCTGATGTTCAGCCGTTGA
- the mlaD gene encoding outer membrane lipid asymmetry maintenance protein MlaD, protein MQRKSLDVWVGLFIVIGVAALMFLALKAGNNNSFSLAKTYEITAKFDNIGSLRPQAAVKASGVVVGRVAEIAFDDKSYKAAVTLEMDSTYKFPKDSSAKILTSGLLGEQYIGIEAGGDENNLAAGDKIARTQSAAVLEDLINQFIYSKAAEGKDSN, encoded by the coding sequence ATGCAACGCAAATCTCTGGATGTCTGGGTCGGTCTCTTCATCGTGATCGGTGTGGCCGCACTGATGTTCCTGGCGCTGAAGGCTGGCAACAACAACTCGTTCTCCCTGGCCAAGACGTACGAGATCACGGCCAAGTTCGACAACATCGGCAGCCTGCGGCCGCAGGCGGCAGTGAAGGCCTCCGGTGTGGTGGTGGGCCGGGTCGCGGAAATCGCGTTCGACGACAAGTCGTACAAGGCCGCCGTGACGCTGGAGATGGATTCGACGTACAAGTTTCCGAAGGACAGCTCGGCAAAGATCCTGACGTCGGGTCTGCTGGGCGAGCAGTACATCGGCATCGAAGCCGGTGGCGACGAGAACAACCTGGCCGCTGGCGACAAGATCGCCCGCACGCAGTCCGCCGCCGTGCTGGAAGACCTGATCAACCAATTCATCTACAGCAAAGCCGCTGAAGGAAAGGACTCCAACTGA
- a CDS encoding STAS domain-containing protein: MADSANNMLSLTALTVDNATAALEHGLAAIAAGQSVFDLRNVVAVDSAAVSVMLAWQRAAANAGVKLELVNLPAILKSLTKLYGVCALVSPQLCDQPARDVSTSAELHHH; this comes from the coding sequence ATGGCCGATTCCGCCAACAACATGTTGTCCCTGACCGCGCTGACCGTGGATAACGCCACGGCCGCGCTGGAGCATGGCCTGGCCGCGATCGCCGCGGGGCAGAGCGTGTTCGACCTGCGCAACGTGGTGGCGGTCGATTCGGCGGCCGTGTCGGTGATGCTGGCCTGGCAGCGCGCCGCCGCCAACGCCGGCGTCAAGCTGGAGCTGGTGAACCTGCCGGCCATCCTGAAAAGCCTCACCAAGCTGTACGGCGTGTGCGCCTTAGTGTCTCCCCAGTTGTGCGATCAGCCGGCCCGCGACGTGTCCACGTCCGCCGAGCTGCATCATCATTGA
- a CDS encoding BolA family protein, which produces MTTTPEAIHSYIAAGLECTHLQVEGDGQHFQAIIVSPAFAGKRPIQRHQLVYAALGDRMREEIHALSMKTLTPEEFQG; this is translated from the coding sequence ATGACCACGACCCCAGAAGCAATCCACAGCTACATCGCCGCCGGCCTCGAATGCACCCACCTGCAGGTGGAAGGCGACGGCCAGCACTTCCAGGCCATCATCGTCTCGCCCGCATTCGCGGGCAAGCGCCCGATCCAGCGCCACCAGCTGGTCTATGCGGCGCTGGGCGACCGCATGCGCGAGGAAATCCACGCGCTGTCGATGAAGACCCTGACCCCTGAAGAATTCCAAGGATAA
- a CDS encoding DNA-methyltransferase: protein MKTKGADVAEEPSGVELGSDPPGLTPGPAFGVASSAPAPWLDQVYCEDALTGLSRIPDGSVDLLLTDPPYNLGKDYGNASDQQSVEEYLQWTERWIDAVLPKLKDNGSLYIFTTWRFSPEIFVMLKKRMTMMNEIIWDRRVPSMGGSVRSYSSVHDTIGFFVRRKDYYFDLDAVRIPYDAETKKARSRSIFVGAKWLELGYNPKDLWSVSRLHREHAERVDHPTQKPLQIIERMIKASCPPDGVVLDLFMGSGTTAVAARRTGRHFVGFELNAEYCRITAERLAKLAAPDDAGPGSDPQPRPRTKGRTARKGSDPRVTPLGESATVDNLLE, encoded by the coding sequence ATGAAAACTAAAGGCGCCGACGTAGCTGAGGAACCCAGCGGCGTGGAGCTGGGGTCAGACCCGCCGGGTCTGACCCCGGGGCCTGCTTTTGGGGTTGCTTCAAGCGCACCTGCCCCTTGGCTGGACCAGGTCTACTGCGAGGACGCGCTGACCGGCCTGTCCCGCATCCCCGATGGCTCGGTGGACCTGCTGCTGACGGACCCGCCGTACAACCTGGGCAAGGACTACGGCAACGCGTCCGATCAGCAGTCGGTCGAGGAGTACCTGCAGTGGACCGAACGCTGGATCGATGCGGTGCTGCCGAAGCTGAAGGACAACGGCAGCCTGTACATCTTCACCACCTGGCGCTTCTCGCCGGAGATCTTCGTGATGCTGAAAAAGCGCATGACGATGATGAACGAGATCATCTGGGACCGCCGGGTGCCGTCGATGGGCGGCAGCGTGCGCAGCTACTCGTCGGTGCACGACACGATCGGTTTCTTCGTGCGCCGCAAGGATTACTATTTCGATCTCGACGCCGTGCGCATCCCGTACGACGCGGAGACCAAGAAGGCCCGTTCGCGCTCGATCTTCGTCGGTGCGAAATGGCTGGAACTGGGCTACAACCCGAAGGATCTGTGGAGCGTATCGCGCCTGCACAGGGAACATGCGGAGCGGGTCGATCACCCGACGCAAAAACCGCTGCAAATCATCGAGCGCATGATCAAGGCTTCGTGCCCGCCGGATGGCGTGGTGCTGGACCTGTTCATGGGCAGCGGCACCACCGCCGTCGCGGCGCGCCGCACGGGCCGGCACTTTGTCGGCTTCGAGCTCAATGCGGAGTACTGCCGCATCACGGCCGAGCGGCTGGCCAAGCTGGCTGCACCCGACGACGCAGGGCCGGGGTCAGACCCCCAGCCGAGGCCTCGTACCAAGGGCCGTACCGCCAGAAAGGGGTCCGACCCCAGGGTTACGCCGTTGGGTGAAAGCGCTACTGTAGATAACCTCCTGGAGTGA
- a CDS encoding ABC transporter ATP-binding protein, with the protein MTAIEISNVEKRYKSLQALGGVSLSIEEGEFFGLLGPNGAGKTTLISIIAGLIRADSGTVKIHGHDVVRDFRAARRNLGVVPQELVFDPFFTVRETLRLQSGYFGLPNNDKWIDEVMENLDLTNKADTNMRALSGGMKRRVLVAQALVHKPPVIVLDEPTAGVDVELRQTLWKFISRLNREGHTVVLTTHYLEEAQAMCKRVAMLKSGKVVALDTMSALIRRISGSQLIVHMKEGDLPADMRHLITHPEPTETGRKYSLRINDYAEVEQILARLRGNGVVIDEMQLQQADLEDIFLQIMDKGAL; encoded by the coding sequence ATGACAGCAATCGAAATCAGCAATGTCGAGAAGCGCTACAAATCGCTCCAGGCACTGGGCGGCGTGTCGCTCTCGATCGAAGAAGGGGAGTTTTTCGGCCTGCTCGGGCCGAACGGCGCCGGCAAGACCACCCTGATCTCCATTATCGCGGGCCTGATCCGGGCCGACAGCGGCACGGTGAAAATCCATGGCCATGACGTCGTGCGCGACTTCCGCGCGGCGCGTCGCAACCTTGGCGTGGTGCCGCAGGAACTGGTGTTCGACCCGTTCTTCACGGTGCGCGAGACGCTGCGGCTGCAGTCCGGCTACTTCGGCCTGCCCAATAACGACAAGTGGATCGACGAGGTGATGGAGAACCTCGACCTCACCAACAAGGCCGACACCAATATGCGCGCGCTGTCCGGCGGCATGAAGCGCCGCGTGCTGGTGGCGCAGGCGCTGGTGCACAAACCGCCCGTGATCGTGCTGGACGAGCCGACCGCCGGCGTCGACGTGGAGCTGCGCCAGACGCTGTGGAAGTTCATCTCGCGCCTGAACCGCGAAGGCCACACGGTGGTGCTGACCACGCACTACCTGGAAGAAGCGCAGGCCATGTGCAAGCGCGTCGCCATGCTCAAGTCCGGCAAGGTGGTGGCGCTGGACACGATGTCGGCGCTGATCCGCCGTATCTCCGGCTCGCAGCTGATCGTGCACATGAAGGAAGGTGACCTGCCCGCCGACATGCGCCACCTGATCACGCATCCGGAGCCGACCGAGACGGGCCGCAAGTACAGCCTGCGCATCAACGACTATGCGGAAGTGGAGCAGATCCTGGCGCGCCTGCGCGGCAACGGCGTCGTCATCGACGAGATGCAGCTGCAGCAGGCCGACCTGGAAGACATCTTCCTGCAAATCATGGACAAGGGAGCACTGTGA
- the murA gene encoding UDP-N-acetylglucosamine 1-carboxyvinyltransferase, which translates to MDKLLITGGKRLVGDIQISGAKNAALPILCAGLLTAGDLELANVPNLHDVATMLKLLRQTGLAVQQNGDKVVMNGAKIDKLEAPYELVKTMRASILVLGPLLARFGEAKVSLPGGCAIGSRPVDQHIKGLQALGAEISIDAGYIYAKAKKLKGASITTDMITVTGTENLLMAATLAEGETVLENAACEPEVTDLANLLVAMGARIDGIGTHRLVIQGVPALHGAAHTVISDRIEAATFLCAVAAAGGDITIRNTRVDIMDAALEKLREMGLRLTVGDTWIRAQMDARPTPVSFSTTEYPGFPTDMQAQFMAVNTIADGSSTVQETIFENRFMHVQEMNRLGAAIQTDGNTATIRGVQQLIGAPVMATDLRASASLVIAGLAAKGETLIDRIYHLDRGYDRMEVKLSAVGANITRIK; encoded by the coding sequence ATGGACAAACTGCTCATCACCGGCGGCAAGCGCCTGGTCGGCGACATCCAGATTTCCGGCGCCAAGAACGCGGCCCTGCCGATCCTGTGCGCGGGCCTGCTGACGGCCGGCGACCTGGAACTGGCGAACGTGCCGAACCTGCACGACGTGGCCACGATGCTCAAGCTGCTGCGCCAGACCGGCCTGGCGGTGCAGCAGAACGGCGACAAGGTCGTCATGAACGGCGCGAAGATCGACAAGCTGGAAGCGCCTTACGAACTGGTGAAGACCATGCGCGCGTCGATCCTCGTGCTGGGCCCCCTGCTGGCCCGCTTCGGCGAAGCCAAGGTGTCGCTGCCGGGCGGCTGCGCGATTGGTTCGCGTCCCGTCGACCAGCACATCAAGGGCCTGCAGGCGCTGGGCGCGGAGATCTCGATCGACGCCGGCTACATCTACGCCAAGGCGAAGAAACTGAAGGGCGCCAGCATCACCACCGACATGATCACGGTGACCGGCACGGAAAACCTCCTGATGGCCGCCACCCTGGCCGAAGGCGAGACGGTGCTGGAAAACGCCGCCTGCGAACCGGAAGTGACGGACCTGGCCAACCTGCTGGTCGCCATGGGCGCCAGGATCGACGGCATCGGCACGCACCGCCTGGTGATCCAGGGCGTGCCGGCGCTGCACGGCGCCGCGCACACGGTGATCTCGGACCGCATCGAGGCGGCCACGTTCCTGTGCGCCGTGGCGGCGGCCGGCGGCGACATCACCATCCGCAATACCCGCGTGGACATCATGGACGCGGCGCTGGAAAAGCTGCGCGAGATGGGCCTGCGCCTGACGGTGGGCGACACGTGGATCCGCGCGCAGATGGATGCGCGCCCGACGCCCGTCAGCTTCAGCACCACGGAATACCCGGGCTTCCCGACCGACATGCAGGCGCAGTTCATGGCCGTCAACACGATCGCCGACGGCAGCAGCACGGTGCAGGAGACGATCTTCGAGAACCGCTTCATGCACGTGCAGGAAATGAACCGCCTGGGCGCCGCGATCCAGACGGACGGCAACACGGCCACGATCCGCGGCGTGCAGCAGTTGATCGGCGCGCCCGTGATGGCGACCGACCTGCGCGCCTCGGCATCGCTCGTCATCGCCGGCCTGGCCGCCAAGGGCGAAACGCTGATCGACCGCATCTATCACCTCGACCGCGGCTACGACCGCATGGAAGTGAAGCTGTCCGCCGTCGGCGCCAACATCACCCGCATCAAGTAA
- a CDS encoding MlaC/ttg2D family ABC transporter substrate-binding protein produces MKFIKQLIAVATLAFATTGFASAQSANEAPDALVKRISSEVLTIAKADKDIQAGNTRKVMDLVETKILPYVDFERMTALAAGRYWREATPEQKRQLSAEFRTLLIFTYSGALSQVRNETIEFKPLRADPSDTEVEVRSQVNMTRGEPVLLNYRVAKGPSGWKIYDINVLGAWLVETYKGTFNSEISKGGIDGLIKTLAAKNKQLANKPLATAKK; encoded by the coding sequence ATGAAATTCATCAAGCAACTCATCGCCGTCGCCACCCTGGCTTTTGCCACCACCGGCTTCGCGTCCGCCCAGAGCGCCAACGAAGCGCCGGACGCGCTCGTCAAGCGCATCAGCTCGGAAGTGCTGACGATCGCCAAGGCCGACAAGGACATCCAGGCCGGCAACACCCGCAAGGTCATGGACCTGGTCGAAACGAAAATCCTGCCATACGTCGATTTCGAGCGCATGACGGCGCTGGCCGCCGGCCGGTACTGGCGCGAAGCGACGCCGGAACAGAAGCGCCAGTTGTCCGCCGAGTTCCGCACGCTGCTGATCTTCACGTACTCCGGCGCCCTGTCGCAGGTGCGTAACGAAACCATCGAGTTCAAGCCGCTGCGCGCCGATCCGTCCGACACGGAAGTGGAGGTCCGCTCGCAGGTCAACATGACCCGTGGCGAACCCGTGCTGCTGAACTACCGTGTCGCCAAGGGCCCGTCGGGCTGGAAGATCTACGACATCAACGTGCTGGGCGCGTGGCTGGTGGAGACCTACAAGGGCACCTTCAACTCGGAAATCAGCAAGGGCGGCATCGACGGCCTGATCAAGACGCTGGCCGCGAAGAACAAGCAGCTGGCCAACAAGCCGCTGGCTACTGCCAAGAAGTAA
- a CDS encoding ABC transporter ATP-binding protein, translating to MPNLVEIRDLHFSYGKRAILAGLHMDFPKGKVVAVMGGSGSGKTTVLRLIGGQLRPKTGQVTVDGQIVHRLKTADLYLLRRKMGMLFQHGALFTDLTVFENVAFPLREHTDLPEELIRDLVLMKLHAVGLRNAARLKPGEISGGMARRVALARSIALDPQLIMYDEPFAGLDPISMGVTANLIRNLNDALGSTSILVSHDVKESFQIADYVYFLSQGKIVAHGTPADMMVSTDPYVKQFVHAEADGPVPFHYPGKTLAEDLGLGGRA from the coding sequence GTGCCGAACCTCGTCGAAATCCGTGATTTGCACTTTTCCTATGGGAAGCGCGCCATCCTGGCGGGGCTTCACATGGATTTCCCGAAGGGGAAGGTAGTTGCCGTCATGGGCGGCTCCGGCAGTGGCAAAACGACTGTACTGCGCCTCATCGGCGGCCAATTGCGGCCAAAGACGGGCCAGGTCACCGTGGATGGCCAGATCGTCCATCGTCTGAAGACTGCCGATTTGTACTTGCTGCGCCGCAAGATGGGCATGCTGTTCCAGCATGGCGCGCTGTTTACGGACCTGACGGTGTTTGAAAACGTGGCCTTTCCACTGCGCGAGCATACCGACCTGCCGGAAGAACTGATCCGCGACCTCGTGCTGATGAAGCTGCACGCCGTCGGCCTGCGCAATGCCGCCAGGCTGAAGCCGGGCGAAATTTCCGGCGGCATGGCGCGCCGCGTGGCGCTGGCCCGTTCCATCGCGCTGGACCCGCAACTGATCATGTACGACGAGCCGTTTGCCGGCCTCGACCCGATCTCGATGGGCGTCACGGCCAACCTGATCCGCAATCTGAACGACGCGCTCGGTTCCACCAGCATCCTGGTGTCGCACGACGTCAAGGAATCGTTCCAGATCGCCGACTACGTTTATTTCCTGTCGCAAGGCAAGATCGTTGCCCACGGCACCCCGGCGGACATGATGGTATCGACCGATCCTTACGTAAAACAGTTTGTGCACGCGGAGGCCGACGGCCCCGTTCCGTTCCATTATCCCGGCAAGACGCTGGCCGAAGACCTGGGCCTGGGAGGCCGCGCATGA